In Brevibacillus brevis, a genomic segment contains:
- a CDS encoding TetR/AcrR family transcriptional regulator, giving the protein MQGKRGRPRNVETQSSILTASYELLLESGFGAVTVEKIAERAQVSKATIYKWWPNKAAVVMDGFLSAAAARLPVPDTGSVFQDILEHATNMAQFMISREGSIFLEIIGEGQVDSGLAEAFRTRYIQPRRMEVRTIMNRGLLRGELDKDLDIALCTDLIYGPIFYRLLVTGDRVDKSYVEQLVTHVFTGIRPI; this is encoded by the coding sequence GTGCAGGGAAAAAGAGGGCGTCCGCGCAATGTGGAAACGCAAAGCTCTATCCTTACCGCTTCCTATGAATTATTGTTGGAAAGCGGCTTTGGAGCTGTTACGGTAGAAAAAATCGCTGAGCGTGCCCAGGTAAGCAAAGCCACGATCTATAAATGGTGGCCAAACAAGGCAGCAGTGGTCATGGACGGTTTTCTATCTGCAGCGGCTGCAAGACTGCCTGTGCCGGATACGGGTTCGGTGTTTCAGGATATCCTGGAGCATGCTACGAATATGGCCCAGTTTATGATAAGCCGTGAGGGCTCCATTTTTCTGGAGATTATTGGCGAGGGGCAGGTTGACTCTGGTTTGGCTGAGGCATTTCGGACTCGCTATATACAGCCGCGCCGGATGGAGGTTCGTACGATCATGAATCGGGGGCTACTGCGTGGAGAGTTGGACAAGGATCTCGATATCGCGTTATGCACAGATCTGATTTACGGTCCGATTTTTTACCGCTTGCTGGTTACGGGTGATCGGGTCGATAAAAGCTATGTAGAGCAGTTGGTAACCCATGTCTTTACAGGCATTCGTCCGATTTGA
- a CDS encoding MFS transporter codes for MQNDQQKQDNRISSWMMFLLAAACGLIVANLYYAQTLVGPIGHAIGLTSATAGFIVTVTQIGYVAGLLFIVPLSDVIENRRLSLVMLIMAAGGLLTAGLAPNAALFLTASLFIGIASVVAQILVPFAAYLASENQRGRVVGNVMSGLLLGIMFARPLASFVTSLWGWRAIFLLSALVISFLTVVLSFALPVRKPFPSIRYRNVIVSLGAILQQTPVLRRRALYQACLFGTFSLFWTVVPLYLADHFAMSQIGIAWFALVGVGGAIAAPIAGRLADKGWSKVLTGAAMMVAVLSFLLIHLFQGSSTFALILLFVSAITLDMAVSGNLVISQRTIYSLGSEARGRLNGLFMAIFFLGGAIGSSLGGWSYTQGGWSLTSLIGTILPLIALVSFLTEKRTAEPIQSHK; via the coding sequence ATGCAAAACGATCAACAGAAACAAGACAACCGTATATCCAGTTGGATGATGTTTCTTTTGGCAGCCGCGTGCGGACTTATCGTTGCCAATCTTTATTACGCTCAGACCCTGGTAGGGCCTATCGGCCATGCCATAGGCCTAACTTCTGCAACCGCCGGATTCATTGTTACAGTGACGCAAATCGGTTATGTAGCCGGGCTGCTGTTCATCGTACCGCTAAGCGACGTTATCGAAAATCGCCGTCTCTCGCTGGTTATGCTGATCATGGCTGCTGGCGGACTGCTAACTGCTGGACTCGCACCAAATGCGGCGTTGTTCTTGACCGCATCTCTATTCATCGGTATTGCATCTGTAGTAGCCCAGATTCTGGTGCCATTCGCCGCCTATTTAGCATCGGAAAATCAGCGCGGCCGCGTCGTCGGCAATGTGATGAGCGGCCTCCTGCTCGGAATTATGTTCGCCCGGCCGCTGGCGAGTTTTGTAACCAGTCTTTGGGGGTGGAGAGCTATCTTTCTTTTGTCTGCTCTTGTGATTTCATTTTTGACCGTAGTCCTATCCTTTGCACTTCCGGTACGGAAACCATTTCCTTCGATACGTTACCGGAATGTCATTGTCTCCTTAGGGGCTATTTTGCAACAAACCCCTGTGTTACGGCGCCGCGCTTTGTATCAAGCTTGTTTATTTGGAACCTTCAGCTTATTTTGGACGGTTGTTCCTTTATATTTAGCTGACCATTTCGCAATGTCCCAGATCGGTATTGCATGGTTTGCGCTGGTAGGTGTGGGTGGGGCGATCGCCGCGCCGATTGCCGGAAGATTGGCGGATAAAGGCTGGAGTAAGGTGTTGACGGGCGCAGCCATGATGGTAGCCGTGTTGTCTTTTTTGCTCATCCATCTGTTCCAAGGCTCTTCCACCTTTGCTCTCATTCTGCTCTTTGTATCCGCCATTACACTTGACATGGCCGTATCGGGGAATTTGGTGATTAGCCAACGTACGATTTATTCATTGGGAAGTGAAGCGAGAGGTCGCCTGAATGGGCTATTCATGGCAATCTTCTTCTTAGGCGGAGCCATCGGTTCCTCTTTGGGTGGCTGGTCTTATACCCAGGGGGGCTGGAGCCTCACATCTCTTATCGGAACGATCTTGCCGCTCATAGCTTTGGTTTCCTTTCTCACTGAAAAAAGAACAGCCGAACCGATTCAGTCCCACAAGTGA
- a CDS encoding Lsa family ABC-F type ribosomal protection protein: MSLIKVTNLTFAYDGSYDNIFENVSFQIDTDWKLGFTGRNGRGKTTFLNLLLGKYEYSGTISANVSFEYFPFHVEHKENNTIDVVADIDPDFEHWQLLRELSLLKVSEDVLYRPFESLSNGEQTKVLLAALFLKENRFLLIDEPTNHLDLHARKLVSDYLNGKSGFILVSHDRAFLDNCVDHVLSINKTTIEIQKGNFSDWWENKQRQDNFEMAENEKLRKDIKRLSEAAKRTSSWSHEVEKTKNGTRNSGSKVDKGYIGHKAAKMMKRSKSIEQRQQSAIEEKSQLLANVESSESLKISQVAYHKQQLVELDRISIHYGEKTVCRDVSFTVEQGDRIALSGPNGSGKSSLLKLICGEEIPYSGTFRKGSQLKISYVSQDTSHLRGNLSEFARNSGIDESLFKSILRKFDFSRLQFEKDIASFSGGQKKKVLIAKSLCERVHLHVWDEPLNFVDVISRMQIEELLLEHSPTILFVEHDSEFCKHIATKFVELKG, encoded by the coding sequence ATGTCATTGATCAAGGTAACGAATCTGACATTTGCTTATGACGGCAGTTACGACAACATTTTTGAGAATGTAAGCTTTCAAATCGATACCGACTGGAAATTGGGCTTTACGGGGAGAAACGGCCGAGGCAAGACCACGTTTCTCAATCTGCTGCTCGGAAAGTACGAGTACAGTGGAACGATTTCGGCCAACGTCAGCTTCGAGTACTTCCCATTCCACGTTGAACACAAAGAGAACAATACCATAGACGTGGTCGCCGACATCGATCCCGACTTTGAGCACTGGCAGCTTCTTCGGGAGCTTTCGCTACTGAAGGTGTCGGAGGACGTGTTATACCGGCCGTTCGAGTCGTTGTCCAACGGAGAGCAAACCAAGGTGCTTCTTGCAGCCCTGTTTTTGAAGGAAAACCGTTTTTTGCTCATTGACGAGCCAACCAACCATCTGGATCTGCATGCCCGGAAGCTGGTCAGCGATTACTTGAACGGCAAGAGCGGGTTTATTTTGGTGTCGCACGACCGGGCGTTTCTCGACAACTGCGTGGACCACGTTCTTTCGATCAACAAGACTACTATCGAAATCCAAAAAGGGAATTTTTCCGACTGGTGGGAGAACAAACAACGACAGGACAACTTTGAGATGGCCGAGAACGAAAAGCTGAGGAAGGACATCAAGCGGCTGTCTGAAGCGGCCAAGCGGACGAGCAGCTGGTCGCACGAAGTGGAAAAAACAAAAAACGGCACCCGCAACTCCGGCTCCAAAGTCGATAAAGGGTACATCGGTCACAAGGCCGCCAAAATGATGAAGAGATCCAAATCGATTGAGCAAAGACAACAATCCGCGATCGAGGAAAAATCCCAGCTGCTTGCCAACGTTGAAAGCTCGGAAAGCTTGAAAATATCTCAAGTGGCGTACCACAAACAGCAATTAGTCGAGCTTGACCGCATCTCGATTCATTACGGCGAGAAGACGGTTTGCCGCGACGTCAGCTTTACCGTGGAGCAAGGGGACCGCATTGCGCTCTCCGGTCCGAACGGCTCAGGCAAATCCAGCTTGCTCAAACTGATTTGCGGCGAGGAAATTCCTTATTCCGGCACGTTTCGAAAAGGGAGCCAGTTGAAAATATCCTACGTTTCGCAGGACACCTCTCATTTGCGGGGCAATTTGTCGGAATTCGCTAGAAACAGCGGGATTGACGAAAGCCTGTTCAAATCGATATTGAGGAAATTCGATTTTTCGCGCTTGCAATTCGAAAAGGACATCGCTTCTTTTAGCGGCGGTCAGAAGAAGAAGGTACTGATCGCGAAAAGCCTCTGCGAGCGGGTTCATTTGCATGTTTGGGACGAACCGCTCAATTTTGTCGATGTCATTTCCCGGATGCAAATTGAAGAACTGCTGCTGGAGCATTCCCCGACCATCCTTTTTGTGGAGCATGACAGCGAATTTTGCAAGCATATCGCAACAAAGTTTGTAGAACTGAAGGGTTAA
- a CDS encoding Cfr family 23S rRNA (adenine(2503)-C(8))-methyltransferase, whose protein sequence is MRLPSKYETIRRILSEFKQPAYRYAQIMDAIFKQNIGEYGRMTILPKFLRDELTRVLGPNVCSVVPVQELSSKQVSKVLFAIAGDERVEAVRLTYERGLKSYCISTQCGCGFGCRFCATGTIGLKRNLTADEITDQLLHFRLNGHVLDSVSFMGMGEALANPNIFDAMTILTDPHLFGLGHRRMTISTIGLLPGIEKLTREFPQVNLTFSLHSPFDDQRSELMPINDRFPVHDVLEALDRHIRHTGRKVYIAYILLRGVNDSTEHAEAVAELLRGRGPGEHLYHVNLIPFNSTEVTPDSYRQSDRNRVKAFVRSLKSKGISVTVRTQFGSDIDAACGQLYRSK, encoded by the coding sequence ATGAGACTACCCTCAAAATATGAAACGATTCGCCGGATATTGTCCGAATTCAAGCAGCCCGCGTATCGGTATGCTCAGATTATGGACGCGATTTTCAAGCAAAACATCGGCGAATACGGACGGATGACCATATTGCCCAAATTTTTGCGTGACGAGTTGACCCGGGTGCTTGGTCCCAACGTCTGCAGCGTCGTTCCAGTACAGGAACTCTCGTCGAAACAGGTCAGCAAGGTGCTGTTTGCCATTGCGGGCGACGAACGCGTGGAGGCCGTACGACTTACTTATGAGCGGGGGTTGAAATCGTATTGTATTTCCACGCAGTGCGGCTGCGGATTCGGGTGCAGGTTTTGCGCCACTGGTACCATCGGCTTGAAACGAAATCTGACCGCCGACGAAATTACCGACCAATTGCTGCATTTTCGCTTGAACGGCCACGTCTTGGACAGTGTCTCCTTCATGGGCATGGGGGAGGCGCTTGCCAACCCGAATATTTTTGATGCGATGACAATTTTGACTGACCCGCATCTCTTTGGCTTGGGACATCGACGAATGACGATATCCACCATCGGCCTGTTGCCGGGGATCGAAAAGCTGACACGGGAGTTTCCGCAGGTCAATCTTACTTTTTCGCTGCATTCACCGTTTGACGATCAGAGAAGCGAGCTGATGCCGATCAATGACCGATTCCCAGTTCACGATGTACTGGAGGCATTGGATCGTCATATCCGGCATACCGGGAGAAAGGTGTATATTGCGTATATTCTTCTTCGAGGAGTCAACGACTCGACGGAGCATGCGGAAGCAGTTGCCGAGCTGTTAAGAGGGAGGGGACCTGGGGAACATCTCTACCACGTGAACCTGATTCCATTCAATTCGACCGAGGTTACGCCAGACAGCTATCGGCAATCTGATCGGAATCGGGTCAAAGCGTTTGTTCGGAGCTTGAAGTCAAAGGGTATCAGCGTCACGGTTCGAACGCAATTCGGATCGGACATTGACGCGGCATGCGGTCAGCTATACCGCTCCAAGTAA